A single window of Helicobacter pylori DNA harbors:
- a CDS encoding FtsX-like permease family protein produces the protein MNTLKKHLAFIIPLVALLFSLECVLFINQAIEQKEKKLIEDYSVVLASTQKLNLELLRQNFSEIIALKEIDPNYSLEPLQKTLGMDGLKELRKNLPFFYSLQLSTFPTQERLENIKEKLLKIPGVQKVEVFAKTYMQVYDLLSFIKAAVYIFALVVFVLSVLLMFKQVRIWIYQYHERLEIMDLLGASVSFKNGFLYKIALMDSIIASFLAPMFMLYITSQKGFEKTMDTLGIIGGAFVLNHFLWGLLFSLVVSFVSVLLVAWRTRHV, from the coding sequence ATGAATACTCTTAAAAAGCATTTAGCCTTTATCATTCCCCTAGTAGCGTTATTGTTTAGCTTGGAGTGCGTGTTATTTATCAATCAAGCGATAGAGCAAAAAGAAAAAAAATTGATTGAAGATTATTCGGTCGTGTTGGCCAGCACGCAAAAATTAAACTTGGAATTGTTGCGTCAAAATTTTAGCGAAATTATTGCGTTAAAAGAAATTGATCCCAATTACTCTTTAGAGCCTCTTCAAAAAACTTTAGGCATGGACGGGCTTAAGGAATTGAGAAAAAATTTACCCTTTTTTTATTCTTTACAACTTTCCACATTCCCCACTCAAGAGCGTTTAGAAAACATTAAAGAAAAATTGCTCAAAATCCCTGGCGTTCAAAAAGTTGAAGTCTTTGCCAAAACTTACATGCAAGTGTATGATCTCTTGAGTTTTATTAAAGCAGCGGTCTATATCTTTGCGTTAGTGGTCTTTGTCTTATCGGTTTTATTGATGTTTAAACAAGTCCGCATCTGGATCTATCAATACCATGAGAGGTTGGAGATTATGGATTTATTAGGGGCTTCGGTGTCTTTTAAAAACGGGTTTTTGTATAAAATAGCTTTAATGGATTCCATAATCGCTAGTTTTTTAGCCCCCATGTTCATGCTCTATATCACTTCGCAAAAAGGTTTTGAAAAAACGATGGATACTTTGGGTATTATAGGAGGCGCGTTTGTTTTAAACCATTTTTTATGGGGACTGCTTTTTAGCCTTGTGGTCTCATTTGTTTCTGTTTTACTTGTAGCCTGGAGAACTAGACATGTATAA
- a CDS encoding murein hydrolase activator EnvC family protein: MYKLGVFLLATLLSANTQKVSDIAKDIQHKETLLKKTHEEKNQLNSRLSSLGEAIRSKELQKAEMERQMIALKKSLEKNRNESLAQEKVLTNYRKSLDHLQKQRSFLQKRVFDALLQDFLFSQALKGQNLASSNDVILQVAFENLHQSTLSKMSQLSQEEKDLNAQALKVKSSIQKISSVIDEQKTREVTLKFLKTEQDKLILSMQKDYAIYNQRLTLLEKERQNLNALLKRLNIIKQNREYEEKVSLKKSSQALEVKQVASSYQNINTTSYNGPKTIAPLNDYEVVQKFGPYIDPVYNLKIFSESITLVSKTPNALVRNVLDGKIVFAKEINMLKKVVIIEHKNGIRTIYSQLDKIAPTIKSGMRIQKGYVLGRIDQRLGFEVTMKEKHINPLELIARN; encoded by the coding sequence ATGTATAAATTAGGGGTGTTTTTGTTAGCCACCTTACTATCAGCTAACACGCAAAAAGTGAGCGATATTGCTAAAGATATTCAACACAAAGAAACCCTTTTGAAAAAAACCCATGAAGAAAAAAACCAATTGAACAGCCGTTTGAGTTCTTTAGGCGAAGCGATCCGCTCTAAAGAGCTTCAAAAAGCTGAGATGGAGCGCCAAATGATCGCCTTAAAAAAGAGTCTTGAAAAAAATCGTAACGAAAGTTTGGCGCAAGAAAAAGTCCTAACTAACTACCGCAAGTCTTTGGATCATTTGCAAAAACAGCGATCGTTTTTACAAAAGAGGGTGTTTGATGCACTTTTACAGGATTTTCTTTTTTCACAAGCCCTAAAGGGGCAGAATTTAGCCTCTTCTAATGATGTTATCTTGCAAGTAGCGTTTGAAAACTTGCACCAAAGCACTCTGTCTAAAATGTCGCAACTAAGCCAAGAAGAAAAGGATCTCAACGCGCAAGCTTTAAAAGTCAAAAGCAGCATTCAAAAAATCTCATCTGTCATAGATGAGCAAAAAACTCGTGAAGTAACCTTAAAATTCTTGAAAACCGAACAAGATAAGCTCATTTTGAGCATGCAAAAAGATTATGCGATCTATAACCAACGCCTAACCCTTTTAGAAAAAGAGCGCCAGAATTTAAACGCTCTTTTAAAACGCTTAAACATCATCAAACAAAACAGAGAATATGAAGAAAAAGTCAGTTTGAAAAAATCTTCTCAAGCCTTAGAAGTCAAACAAGTAGCGAGCTCTTATCAAAATATCAACACCACGAGCTATAACGGGCCAAAAACGATCGCCCCTTTGAACGATTATGAAGTGGTGCAAAAATTTGGCCCTTATATTGATCCGGTTTATAATTTAAAAATTTTTAGCGAGTCTATTACGCTCGTGTCAAAAACCCCAAACGCTTTGGTGCGTAATGTTTTAGACGGGAAAATCGTGTTCGCTAAAGAAATCAACATGCTTAAAAAAGTCGTTATCATTGAGCATAAAAACGGCATCCGCACGATTTATTCTCAACTGGATAAAATCGCCCCCACCATTAAAAGCGGCATGCGGATCCAAAAAGGCTATGTTTTAGGGCGCATTGATCAACGCTTGGGCTTTGAAGTTACCATGAAAGAAAAACACATCAACCCCCTAGAACTCATCGCGCGCAATTAA
- the fliS gene encoding flagellar export chaperone FliS — translation MQYANAYQAYQHNRVSVESPAKLIEMLYEGILRFSSQAKRCIENEDIEKKIYYINRVTDIFTELLNILDYEKGGEVAVYLTGLYTHQIKVLTQANVENDASKIDLVLNVARGLLEAWREIHSDELA, via the coding sequence ATGCAATACGCTAACGCTTATCAAGCCTACCAGCATAACCGAGTGAGTGTGGAGTCCCCGGCAAAACTCATTGAAATGCTTTATGAAGGGATTTTAAGATTTTCTTCGCAAGCCAAACGCTGTATTGAGAATGAAGACATTGAAAAGAAGATCTATTATATTAATAGGGTTACGGATATTTTCACGGAGTTGTTGAATATTTTGGACTATGAAAAAGGGGGGGAAGTGGCGGTGTATCTTACAGGCTTATACACCCATCAAATCAAAGTTTTAACGCAAGCCAATGTGGAAAATGATGCGAGTAAGATTGATTTGGTGTTGAATGTGGCTAGGGGGTTGTTAGAAGCATGGAGGGAAATCCATTCAGATGAACTCGCCTGA
- a CDS encoding carbon-nitrogen hydrolase — MICASVLQHAYCGSRKKTIEHTANLLEQALKKHPKTNLVVLQELNPYSYFCQSENPKFFDLGEYFEEDKAFFSALAQKFQVVLVASLFEKRAKGLYHNSAVVFEKDGSIAGVYRKMHIPDDPGFYEKFYFTPGDLGFEPIVTSVGKLGLMVCWDQWYPEAARIMALKGAEILIYPSAIGFLEEDSNEEKKRQQNAWETIQRGHAIANGLPLIATNRVGVELDPSGAIKGGITFFGSSFVVGALGEFLAKASDKEEILYAEIDLERTEEVRRMWPFLRDRRIDFYNDLLKRYI, encoded by the coding sequence ATGATTTGTGCGAGCGTCCTCCAGCATGCTTATTGCGGCTCTAGAAAAAAAACCATAGAGCATACAGCGAACTTGCTTGAACAAGCGCTAAAAAAACACCCTAAGACCAATTTGGTGGTGTTGCAAGAATTGAACCCTTATAGTTATTTTTGTCAAAGCGAAAACCCTAAATTTTTTGATTTGGGCGAGTATTTTGAAGAAGATAAGGCTTTTTTTAGCGCTTTAGCTCAAAAATTTCAAGTGGTGCTTGTCGCTTCTTTATTTGAAAAGCGCGCTAAAGGTTTGTATCACAACAGCGCGGTTGTGTTTGAAAAAGATGGCTCAATCGCTGGAGTCTATCGCAAAATGCACATTCCTGATGACCCAGGGTTTTATGAAAAATTTTATTTCACGCCGGGGGATTTGGGCTTTGAGCCTATTGTTACAAGCGTGGGCAAATTAGGGCTTATGGTGTGCTGGGATCAGTGGTATCCTGAAGCAGCAAGGATTATGGCTTTAAAAGGGGCAGAAATTTTAATCTACCCTAGCGCGATAGGGTTTTTAGAAGAAGATTCTAATGAAGAAAAAAAGCGTCAGCAAAACGCATGGGAGACGATCCAAAGAGGGCATGCGATCGCTAATGGCTTGCCTTTGATTGCGACTAACAGAGTGGGCGTAGAGTTAGATCCTAGTGGTGCGATTAAGGGGGGTATCACTTTTTTTGGCTCTAGTTTTGTGGTGGGGGCTTTAGGCGAATTTTTGGCTAAAGCGAGCGATAAAGAAGAGATTTTGTATGCGGAAATTGATTTAGAACGCACCGAAGAAGTGCGCCGAATGTGGCCGTTTCTAAGAGACAGACGCATTGATTTTTATAACGATTTGTTAAAACGCTATATTTAA
- the fliD gene encoding flagellar filament capping protein FliD, producing the protein MAIGSLSSLGLGSKVLNYDVIDKLKDADEKALIAPLDKKMEQNVEKQKALVEIKTLLSSLKGPVKTLSDYSTYISRKSNVTGDALSASVGAGVPIQDIKVDVQNLAQGDINELGAKFSSRDDIFSQVDTTLKFYTQNKDYAVDIKAGMTLGDVAQSITDATNGEVMGIVMKTGGNDPYQLMVNTKNTGEDNRVYFGSHLQSTLTNKNALSLGLDGSGKSELSLNLKGADGNMHEVPIMLELPESASIKQKNTAIQKAMEQALENDPNFKDLIANGDISIDTLHGGESLIINDRRGGNIEIKGSKAKELGFLQTATQESDLLKSSRTIKEGKLEGVISLNGQKLDLKALTKEGNTSEENTDAIIQAINAKEGLSAFKNAEGKLVINSKTGMLTIKGEDALGKNSLKDLGLNAGMVQSYEASQNTLFMSKNLQKASDSEFTYNGVSITRPTNEVNDVINGVNITLEQTTEPNKPAIISVSRDNQAIIDSLKEFVKAYNELIPKLDEDTRYDADTKIAGIFNGVGDIRAIRSSLNNVFSYSVHTDNGVESLMKYGLSLDDKGVMSLDEAKLSSALNSNPKATQDFFYGSDSKDMGGREIHQEGIFSKFNQVIANLIDGGNAKLKIYEDSLDRDAKSLTKDKENAQELLKTRYNIMAERFAAYDSQISKANQKFNSVQMMIDQAAAKKN; encoded by the coding sequence ATGGCAATAGGTTCATTAAGCTCATTAGGGCTTGGCAGTAAGGTTTTGAATTACGATGTGATTGACAAGCTTAAGGACGCTGATGAAAAAGCGTTAATCGCCCCCTTAGACAAGAAAATGGAGCAAAATGTTGAAAAACAAAAAGCCCTTGTAGAAATTAAAACGCTCCTTTCATCTCTAAAAGGCCCGGTTAAAACGCTTTCGGATTATTCCACTTATATCAGCCGAAAAAGCAATGTTACAGGCGATGCGTTGAGCGCGAGCGTGGGGGCTGGCGTGCCTATCCAGGATATTAAGGTGGATGTGCAAAATTTAGCGCAAGGCGATATTAACGAATTAGGAGCGAAATTTTCTTCAAGAGATGATATTTTTAGCCAAGTGGATACCACGCTCAAGTTTTACACGCAAAACAAGGACTACGCCGTTGATATTAAAGCAGGAATGACTTTAGGCGATGTGGCTCAAAGCATCACGGACGCTACCAATGGCGAAGTGATGGGCATTGTGATGAAAACAGGAGGGAATGACCCCTACCAATTAATGGTGAATACCAAAAACACCGGCGAAGACAACCGAGTCTATTTTGGCTCACACCTCCAATCCACGCTCACTAACAAAAACGCCCTTTCTTTGGGACTTGATGGAAGCGGAAAAAGCGAATTGAGTTTGAATTTAAAGGGGGCTGATGGGAATATGCATGAAGTCCCTATCATGCTAGAGCTCCCTGAAAGCGCTTCTATCAAACAAAAAAACACAGCGATCCAAAAAGCGATGGAGCAGGCTTTAGAAAATGACCCTAATTTTAAAGATTTGATCGCTAATGGGGATATTTCCATAGACACCCTTCATGGGGGGGAATCTTTAATCATTAATGACAGGCGTGGGGGAAACATTGAAATTAAAGGGAGTAAGGCTAAAGAGCTTGGGTTTTTGCAAACCGCCACCCAAGAAAGCGATTTGTTAAAAAGCTCTCGCACCATAAAAGAGGGTAAATTAGAAGGGGTAATTAGCTTGAATGGTCAAAAACTGGATTTAAAAGCCTTAACCAAAGAGGGCAACACCAGCGAAGAAAACACAGACGCTATCATTCAAGCGATTAACGCTAAAGAAGGCTTGAGTGCGTTTAAAAACGCCGAAGGCAAGCTTGTGATCAATTCTAAAACCGGAATGCTAACGATTAAGGGCGAGGACGCTTTAGGCAAGAATAGTTTGAAGGATTTGGGTTTGAACGCTGGCATGGTGCAATCTTATGAAGCTTCACAAAACACGCTTTTTATGTCTAAAAATTTGCAAAAAGCGAGCGATTCAGAATTCACTTATAATGGGGTGAGCATCACGCGCCCCACTAATGAGGTCAATGATGTGATTAACGGGGTTAATATCACTTTAGAGCAAACCACAGAGCCTAATAAGCCTGCCATTATCAGCGTGAGCAGAGACAATCAAGCCATTATAGACAGCCTTAAGGAATTTGTCAAAGCCTATAACGAGCTTATCCCTAAATTAGACGAAGACACGCGTTATGATGCGGACACTAAAATCGCTGGGATTTTCAACGGCGTGGGCGATATTCGCGCGATCCGTTCTTCTCTTAATAACGTGTTTTCTTATAGCGTGCATACGGATAATGGGGTAGAAAGCTTGATGAAATACGGGCTTAGTTTAGACGATAAGGGCGTGATGAGTTTGGATGAAGCTAAATTGAGTAGTGCGCTAAATTCTAACCCTAAAGCGACTCAAGACTTTTTTTATGGGAGCGACAGCAAGGATATGGGGGGCAGGGAAATCCACCAAGAGGGTATTTTTTCTAAATTCAATCAAGTTATCGCTAACCTCATAGACGGAGGGAACGCTAAATTAAAGATTTATGAAGATTCCCTAGACAGAGACGCTAAAAGCTTGACCAAAGACAAAGAAAACGCTCAAGAGCTTTTAAAAACCCGCTACAACATCATGGCGGAGCGTTTTGCCGCTTATGATAGTCAAATCTCTAAAGCCAATCAAAAATTCAATTCCGTGCAAATGATGATCGATCAAGCGGCGGCTAAAAAGAATTAA
- a CDS encoding FlaG family protein — MVNEVQGIGIPTSHTSVQTTPTKEISRTNTINTIDESKTTIDPDQYKPKLELLSERLNEEMKRIGTDINFSYNDTIKGLVVSVKDANGDKVIREIPSKEAVELMQRMRDVIGIIFDKRG, encoded by the coding sequence ATGGTCAATGAAGTTCAAGGGATTGGGATTCCCACATCTCACACAAGCGTTCAAACAACCCCCACAAAAGAGATCAGTCGCACAAATACTATAAACACTATTGATGAATCTAAAACAACGATAGACCCTGATCAATACAAACCCAAACTGGAATTATTGAGCGAGCGTCTGAATGAAGAAATGAAGCGCATCGGCACGGATATTAATTTTAGTTATAACGATACGATCAAAGGGTTAGTGGTTTCAGTCAAAGACGCTAATGGGGATAAGGTGATAAGAGAAATACCCTCTAAAGAAGCCGTGGAGCTTATGCAAAGAATGCGCGATGTGATAGGCATTATCTTTGATAAGAGAGGCTAA
- a CDS encoding Na+/H+ antiporter family protein — protein MLENSSVWSNPAFVAIICMCVLSLLRLNVMLSMISATLIAGLMGGLGITESFNVMIDGMKGNLNIALSYILLGALAVAIAKSNLIKVALSKLIGLMNYKRSTFCFLIAFIACFSQNLVPVHIAFIPILIPPLLHLMNRLELDRRAVACALTFGLQAPYLVLPVGFGLIFQTTILEQLKANGVSATLAQITGVMWIAGLAMVVGLFVAVLTLYKKPRHYKEKSFNIENYDSLQLNYHDYLTFIGIIVAFVIQLATDSMPLAAFLALAIILLGRGIKFKETDSLMDDSVKMMAFIAFVMLVASGFGEVLQKVHAIDGLVNAITSVIQGKLLGAFLMLVVGLFITMGIGTSFGTIPIIAVFYVPLCAKLGFSIESTILLIGIAAALGDAGSPASDSTMGPTCGLNADNQHNHIYDTCVPTFLVYNLPLIVFGVLGALLLG, from the coding sequence ATGCTAGAAAATAGCTCTGTATGGAGCAATCCTGCCTTTGTGGCCATCATTTGCATGTGCGTTCTTAGCCTTTTAAGGCTCAATGTCATGCTTTCTATGATTAGCGCGACTCTCATAGCAGGGCTTATGGGAGGGCTTGGAATCACAGAGAGTTTTAATGTGATGATAGACGGCATGAAAGGCAATTTAAACATCGCTTTAAGCTACATCCTTTTAGGGGCTTTAGCGGTAGCGATCGCTAAAAGCAATCTCATTAAAGTCGCTTTGAGTAAATTAATAGGCTTGATGAATTACAAGCGATCCACTTTTTGCTTTTTGATCGCTTTCATCGCATGTTTTTCGCAAAATTTAGTGCCGGTGCATATCGCTTTTATCCCTATTTTAATCCCCCCTCTTTTGCATTTAATGAACCGGTTAGAATTGGATAGAAGAGCGGTCGCTTGCGCTTTAACCTTTGGTTTGCAAGCCCCCTACTTGGTGCTTCCTGTAGGGTTTGGCTTGATTTTTCAAACCACCATTTTAGAGCAATTAAAAGCTAATGGCGTTAGCGCTACCCTAGCGCAAATCACAGGAGTGATGTGGATAGCGGGGTTAGCGATGGTTGTTGGGCTATTTGTCGCTGTATTAACGCTATACAAAAAACCCAGACACTACAAAGAAAAATCTTTTAACATAGAAAATTACGACTCGCTTCAATTAAACTACCATGACTACTTGACTTTTATAGGGATTATCGTGGCGTTTGTGATCCAATTAGCCACCGATTCGATGCCCTTAGCCGCTTTTTTAGCGTTAGCGATCATCTTATTAGGCCGTGGCATTAAGTTTAAAGAAACCGACTCGCTTATGGATGATAGCGTGAAAATGATGGCGTTTATCGCTTTTGTGATGTTAGTGGCTAGCGGGTTTGGGGAAGTGTTGCAAAAAGTGCATGCGATAGATGGCTTAGTGAATGCGATCACAAGCGTGATCCAAGGGAAGCTTTTAGGGGCTTTTTTAATGCTTGTTGTAGGGCTTTTTATCACTATGGGGATAGGGACTTCTTTTGGCACGATTCCTATCATCGCTGTGTTTTATGTCCCTTTATGCGCGAAATTAGGATTCAGCATAGAATCTACGATTTTACTCATCGGCATAGCCGCAGCCTTAGGCGATGCAGGCTCACCGGCTAGCGATAGCACCATGGGGCCCACTTGCGGGCTTAACGCAGACAACCAACACAATCATATCTATGACACATGCGTGCCGACTTTTTTAGTCTATAACCTCCCTTTGATTGTTTTTGGAGTTCTTGGAGCGTTACTATTAGGCTAA
- the trmB gene encoding tRNA (guanosine(46)-N7)-methyltransferase TrmB produces the protein MPHFLAKLDFKPLEYPLIEGDFCFHKEFLSLKHPTKSCVYASFKDRIFLLQKIRRANDFLIKSEKATPLKREVLKQALRIYSQSFEVISHNLQENSKHASGKKTLDLETFEDFIQKNQAPILVEIGFGSGRHLIELAKNNPTKTCLGIEIHTPSIAQALKQIELLDLKNLHILQGDGRLVLESMPNHKCEKIFVHFPVPWNEKKHRRVLSEKFLNEALRVLKPKGFLELRTDDGLYFEDSLKLALKNFKCEIEIKKNAQIPVVSKYEARWNKLKKDIYDLRIYSLELNETPFYHHAFDFSFDTITINKKSVGTILKTPKIIQEGYFVHVCNIYENKGDFLVELSMGDFDWPVRLFVLLTENQIFYLNKSPLKTLNNHKAHLLLQNILSQKGIG, from the coding sequence ATGCCCCATTTCTTAGCCAAGCTGGATTTTAAACCCTTAGAATACCCCTTAATTGAAGGTGATTTTTGTTTTCATAAGGAATTTTTAAGCTTAAAACACCCCACTAAAAGCTGTGTGTATGCGAGTTTTAAGGATCGCATTTTTTTATTGCAAAAAATCAGGCGAGCGAATGATTTTTTAATCAAAAGCGAAAAAGCAACGCCCTTAAAAAGAGAGGTTTTAAAACAAGCTTTAAGGATTTATTCGCAATCTTTTGAAGTCATTTCGCATAATTTGCAAGAAAATTCTAAACATGCGAGCGGAAAAAAAACCCTTGATTTAGAAACTTTTGAAGACTTTATTCAAAAAAATCAAGCCCCTATTTTAGTAGAAATTGGTTTTGGGAGTGGGAGGCATTTGATAGAACTAGCCAAAAACAACCCCACTAAAACATGCTTAGGGATAGAGATTCACACCCCATCTATCGCGCAAGCGTTAAAGCAAATTGAGCTGTTGGATTTGAAAAATCTGCATATCTTGCAAGGCGATGGCCGTTTGGTTTTAGAGAGCATGCCAAATCACAAGTGCGAGAAAATTTTTGTGCATTTCCCTGTGCCATGGAATGAGAAAAAACACCGCCGGGTGCTAAGCGAAAAGTTTTTAAACGAAGCTTTAAGGGTTTTAAAGCCTAAAGGGTTTTTGGAATTACGAACCGATGATGGCCTTTATTTTGAAGACAGCTTAAAATTAGCCCTAAAAAACTTTAAATGCGAGATAGAAATCAAAAAAAACGCTCAAATACCGGTTGTCAGCAAGTATGAAGCGCGTTGGAATAAACTCAAAAAAGATATTTATGATTTAAGAATTTATTCTTTAGAATTGAATGAAACCCCTTTTTATCATCATGCATTTGATTTTTCTTTTGATACAATAACAATTAATAAAAAGAGCGTTGGAACGATTTTAAAAACCCCAAAAATCATCCAAGAGGGGTATTTTGTGCATGTTTGTAATATTTATGAGAATAAGGGGGATTTTTTAGTGGAATTGAGTATGGGGGATTTTGATTGGCCTGTGCGTTTGTTTGTTTTATTGACAGAAAATCAGATTTTTTATCTCAATAAAAGCCCCTTAAAAACCTTAAACAACCACAAAGCGCATCTTTTACTCCAAAATATCCTAAGCCAAAAGGGAATTGGATGA
- a CDS encoding tRNA threonylcarbamoyladenosine dehydratase has protein sequence MSEPIDRFTRIRWLFKNDFEKIRQQRVLICGVGGVGGFALDALYRVGIGQITIIDKDVFDVTNQNRQIGSERIGESKVLVLQDLYKGIQALNYRIDEAFLNSFNFRDYDYILDCMDDLPIKTSLAIKCQNFAYGKFISSMGSAKRLNPKHIKVGSVWESYGDKFGRKFRDFLKKRHFKGDFKVVFSPEVPHCIELGSFNAVTASFGLQIASEVVQDIIK, from the coding sequence TTGTCTGAACCCATAGATAGATTCACGCGCATAAGGTGGTTGTTTAAAAACGATTTTGAAAAAATCCGTCAACAAAGGGTTTTAATCTGTGGCGTGGGGGGCGTTGGGGGCTTTGCACTAGACGCTTTGTATCGTGTGGGGATAGGGCAAATCACCATCATTGACAAAGATGTGTTTGATGTTACCAATCAAAACCGCCAGATTGGCTCAGAAAGGATAGGAGAATCTAAAGTGTTGGTGTTGCAAGATCTCTATAAAGGCATTCAAGCTTTGAATTATCGCATAGATGAAGCGTTTTTAAATTCATTTAATTTTAGAGATTATGATTACATTTTAGATTGCATGGACGATTTGCCCATTAAAACAAGCCTAGCGATAAAATGCCAGAATTTCGCTTACGGAAAATTTATCAGCTCTATGGGAAGTGCAAAACGCTTGAACCCTAAACACATCAAAGTAGGAAGCGTGTGGGAAAGCTATGGCGATAAATTCGGGCGTAAATTTAGGGATTTTTTAAAAAAACGCCATTTTAAGGGGGATTTTAAAGTGGTTTTTAGCCCTGAAGTTCCGCATTGCATAGAGCTTGGGAGCTTTAATGCGGTTACGGCGAGTTTTGGTTTGCAAATAGCGAGTGAAGTCGTGCAAGACATTATCAAATAA
- a CDS encoding ABC transporter ATP-binding protein: MSVIIAANNLCLQYQQNEPVIKHANLRIKRKDFVFISGPSGSGKSTLLRSFYGDLKLFSGKLEVCNINMNNASQSTILDLRKNIGVVFQDYKLIQDYTIEQNIKLPMVICGVKKEECRLQLEKLLGHIDLRHKANRYPKELSGGEQQRVAMARAMANCPELILADEPTGNLDDYSSDKIWSLLRGMNTQLNATIVVVTHKFPKNFSAYHRKFYIEDGEVYEYS, encoded by the coding sequence ATGAGTGTGATCATCGCAGCGAACAATCTGTGCTTACAATACCAGCAAAACGAACCGGTCATTAAGCATGCTAATTTACGCATCAAACGCAAGGATTTTGTGTTCATTTCAGGGCCTAGCGGGAGCGGTAAAAGCACGCTTTTGCGTTCGTTCTATGGGGATTTAAAACTTTTTAGCGGTAAATTAGAAGTTTGCAATATCAACATGAACAACGCTTCACAATCAACGATTTTAGATTTGCGTAAAAATATCGGCGTGGTTTTCCAAGATTATAAATTGATTCAAGATTACACGATTGAGCAAAACATCAAACTGCCCATGGTGATTTGCGGCGTTAAAAAAGAAGAATGCCGCTTGCAGCTAGAAAAACTTTTAGGGCATATTGATTTGCGCCATAAGGCTAACCGCTACCCCAAAGAGCTCAGCGGGGGCGAACAACAGCGAGTGGCTATGGCTAGAGCTATGGCAAACTGCCCTGAACTCATTTTAGCCGATGAGCCTACCGGGAATTTAGACGATTATTCTAGCGATAAAATCTGGAGTTTGTTAAGGGGCATGAACACGCAATTAAACGCTACGATCGTGGTGGTTACACACAAATTCCCTAAAAATTTTAGCGCTTATCACCGAAAATTTTATATAGAAGATGGGGAAGTTTATGAATACTCTTAA